Within Conexibacter woesei DSM 14684, the genomic segment CTGCCGCCGCGAACGCGAACGCGCTGCGCGTCACGCCGTCGCTCGACGAGGTGCGCGAGCTCGCGCGCGAGCACACGCTCGTGCCGCTGCGCCACACGTTCGTCGACGACATCGAGACGCCCGTCTCCGCTTTCCTCAAGCTGCGCGGGGACGGCCCGTCGTTCCTGCTGGAGTCGGCCGAGCAGGGCCGCATGGGACGCTGGTCGTTCATCGGCTTCCGGCCGCGCAGCGTGCTGCGCTGGTCGCTCGGCGACGGCGGCGACCCGTACGCGCTCGCCGCCGCCGAGGTCGCCCGCTCCAGACAGGCGCAGGTCCCTGGCCTGCCGCCGTTCTCCGGCGGCGCGGTCGGGATCTTCGGCTACGACCTCGTCCGCACGGTCGAGCCGCTCGGCGAGCCGAACCCCGACCCGGTCGGCCTGCCGGACATGGCGCTGATGTTGACCGACGTGATCGTCGCGTTCGACCACCAGCGCCACGAGCTGTCGATCCTCGCGAACGTCGATGCCGCCGCCGGCGACCTGGAGCAGGCGTACGCCGCGGCGGTCGCGACGATCGAGGAGGTCCGCTGGAAGCTCTCCGGGCCGGTCCCGCGGCCGGCGCGGCCGCCCGCCGCGCGCGACCCTGAGCAGCCCGTCGACTTCCAGAGCAACATGCCGCGCGAGCAGTTCGAGGGCATGGTCGAGCGGATCGTCGAGTACATCCACGCCGGCGACGCCTACCAGGTGGTGCCCTCCCAGCGCTGGTCGGCGGAGGTCCCGATCGAGGCGTTCTCGATCTACCGCGGGCTGCGCGCCGTCAACCCCAGCCCGTACATGTACTTCCTCGACTTCGGCGACTTCGAGATCGCCGGCGCGAGCCCCGAGCCGCTGCTGACGGTGCAGTCCGGCGTCGTCCGCACGCGGCCGATCGCTGGCACGCGCCCGCGCGGCACCGACGCCGCGGACGACGCGCGCCTCGCCGCCGACCTGCTCGCCGACGAGAAGGAGCGCTCCGAGCACGTGATGCTCGTCGACCTCGCGCGCAACGACGTCGGCCGTGTCAGCGAGTACGGCAGCGTCAACGTCGACGGCTACATGGAGATCGAGAACTACAGCCACGTGATGCACATCGTCTCGCGCGTCTCGGGCCGTCTGCGCGAGGGGATCGGCCCGCTCGACGCGCTGCGCTCGATCCTGCCGGCCGGAACGCTCTCGGGTGCGCCGAAGGTCCGCGCGATGCAGATCATCGACGAGCTGGAACCGGTCAAGCGGGGCGGCTACGGTGGGGCGATCGGCTACCTCTCGTACACCGGCGACCTCGACACGTGCATCCACATCCGTACGGTCGTCGTCAAGGACGGCGTCGCCCACGTGCAGGCGGGCGGCGGCACGGTCGCCGACGCGAAGCCCGACTACGAGTTCCGCGAGTCCGAGGCGAAGGCGCGCGCGGTGCGCCAGGCGATCGCGCTGGCGGTGGCGCAGCCGGAGTGGCCCTGATGCGCGTCCTCGTCGTCGACAACTACGACTCGTTCACGTACAACCTCGTGCAGTACCTCGGCGAGCTGGGCGCGGAGGTCGAGGTCGTGCGCAACGACCACGCCAGCGTCGACGACCTGCTGCTGCGCGGCTATGACCGCGTGATCGTCTCGCCGGGCCCGTGCACGCCGGACGAGTCGGGCATCTCGATCGAGGTGCTGAGACGCTTCCCTGAGGCCGGGATCCCAGTCCTCGGCGTCTGCCTCGGCCACCAGGCGCTCGGCCAGGCGTACGGCGGGACGGTCATCCGCCATCGCCCCGTCCACGGCAAGACGGAGCCGATCGAGCACGACGGCCGCACCGTCTTCGCCGGGATCGAGTCGCCGCTGACGGTCGGCCGCTACCACTCGCTCGTCGTCGACGAGCAGCTGCCGGACGTGCTCGAGGTGTCCGCCCGCGGCGGCGGCGTGATCATGGCGCTGCGCCACAAGACGCTGCCGGCCGAGGGGATCCAGTTCCACCCCGAGTCGGTCCTGACCGACCATGGCCACGACCTGCTGCGCAACTTCCTCGGCCTGCCGGTGGTGACCACCTGACGATGGCGCGGGACCTGCTCACGCGCGCGATCGACACGCTCGCCTCTGGCGAGGACCTTTCGGCTGACGACGCAGCCGCGGTGCTGGCGGAGATCTGGAGCGGCAACGCGACCGATGTGCAGATCGCCGCCGTGCTGATCGCGCTGCGCACGAAGGGGGAGACGGTCGACGAGCTGACCGGCCTCGCGCGCACGATGCGCGAGTTCGCCGCGCACGTCGAGATCTCGCGCGACGACCTGCTCGACGTCGTCGGCACCGGCGGCGGCAGACAGACCTTCAACGTGTCGACCACCGCGGCGCTGATCGCGGCCGGCGCCGGCTGCGCGGTCGCCAAGCACGGCAACCGCTCGGCGACGGGGCTCTCAGGCGCGGCGGACGTGCTGGAGGCGCTCGGCGCGAGCATCGATCTCGAACCGGTCCAGGTCGCGCGCTGCATCGAGCAGGTCGGCTTCGGCTTCATGTTCGCGCCTCACCACCACGCGGCGATGCGCTACGTGATCCCGGTGCGCAA encodes:
- the trpE gene encoding anthranilate synthase component I yields the protein MGAPHAQPAAAAANANALRVTPSLDEVRELAREHTLVPLRHTFVDDIETPVSAFLKLRGDGPSFLLESAEQGRMGRWSFIGFRPRSVLRWSLGDGGDPYALAAAEVARSRQAQVPGLPPFSGGAVGIFGYDLVRTVEPLGEPNPDPVGLPDMALMLTDVIVAFDHQRHELSILANVDAAAGDLEQAYAAAVATIEEVRWKLSGPVPRPARPPAARDPEQPVDFQSNMPREQFEGMVERIVEYIHAGDAYQVVPSQRWSAEVPIEAFSIYRGLRAVNPSPYMYFLDFGDFEIAGASPEPLLTVQSGVVRTRPIAGTRPRGTDAADDARLAADLLADEKERSEHVMLVDLARNDVGRVSEYGSVNVDGYMEIENYSHVMHIVSRVSGRLREGIGPLDALRSILPAGTLSGAPKVRAMQIIDELEPVKRGGYGGAIGYLSYTGDLDTCIHIRTVVVKDGVAHVQAGGGTVADAKPDYEFRESEAKARAVRQAIALAVAQPEWP
- a CDS encoding anthranilate synthase component II, which produces MRVLVVDNYDSFTYNLVQYLGELGAEVEVVRNDHASVDDLLLRGYDRVIVSPGPCTPDESGISIEVLRRFPEAGIPVLGVCLGHQALGQAYGGTVIRHRPVHGKTEPIEHDGRTVFAGIESPLTVGRYHSLVVDEQLPDVLEVSARGGGVIMALRHKTLPAEGIQFHPESVLTDHGHDLLRNFLGLPVVTT